A genomic window from Lotus japonicus ecotype B-129 chromosome 1, LjGifu_v1.2 includes:
- the LOC130734607 gene encoding uncharacterized protein LOC130734607 isoform X1, whose amino-acid sequence MPGNEVGDRVHNFFGQGNLSQGQDHSLAVDGNWQGLSNNLWVGSQRPPSVPFISNLNFNQQQSDTEQGYTSSPHFIHGLNITQSNLRPESGNQLQNQQRVVNGYLQGQQVFQTRQNGANIFGVDTESDRNSLSRGIPLLESQGSGVELYKKSLARNDAAESPVNFDFFGGQQISGRYNGMLQPLPRQQSGINEMHLLQQHVVLNQMQELKRQQQYHQLEPKQQNSITPASSISNQTIASHSASLINGIPINEASNFIWQPEVIPSNSNWLQGGASPIMHGSSNGLMLSPEQGQTMRLMGLVPNQGDQSLYGVPISGSRGTPSMYSHVQADRPAVPQVSIPRQYSHVHGDKSVLQHISANSNSFPAHQYTAFSDQINTNDGTSVSKQSILGKSMFGSTAHGINSRLNMENLQQVSSEQNIVPVQEFNGRQELAGSSETLQNMMVAQTPPSQHLATLDPAEEKILFGSEDSMWDGFGRNSGGFSMMDGTDNFSEFPSIQSGSWSALMQSAVAETSSSGIGGQEEWSGLSFQNIGPSSGNEHPSTTDSRKQQSAWADNYLQSASNMNSRSFLRSSDVSRPNTTEHNFGVSGFRQSGPDTSREQHDRLQTDSKRPIPQFLERGEWLECSPQQKQLAEGSHIYRNDANRSVLEKNEKVISGSWTHQQTVSSCNSSGDPFNKSNGWDVMKSAPFDTTSTFEIHENENSPQAHHEKSMHDEMGQVHAMWEPDSDTNSSVGLEHVNSAGNMQVCGEDSGMSGSLPNSGTEWFSRQSSKKLPNVDVWRDSDSVGSYRRNEGPVKYDHHIENPLILESSKNGKVEGAHGMENFNQKAKSADGVSSNPSHPRAGGVRENTNFDSNELRITNLSDEGNRRPPLTRKFQYHPMGDLGTEVEPYGNQHVINSQHMPLTHFGGDNGQDQSYLGQSKYGHYDRSYSEMEKGEKSLDNNASKIIVPGYLPKTMNSLDKSFGNYALQRLASPRAPETESSDGSAVHNQWNQSSSSQGFGLQLAPPTQRLPVVSSRGLSETVLPTPNVSDTADKGHAGLATNQTFPSQEPSHWELKNSISSTTGQIFDKASQYSALGKIPQDFTSGFPFSRTHTQNQNVTHLGGQVANTQSANTTLIDSCVSGNQIDEFCERAQTSQSETASAQDMSQLSGINLIRRRDLTIRHLATEAGSQPSVTFSASLHDAPSKATHNVWTSISTKQHPNASKIPLQSQQINDCEMATGSNKPGDKGSEKDGNDLSGIGSSYAYSNSSVGNLLKESSWQQRFSDSVVTAEDAAGAASHLKESAMVCMSDSSQPTSAAASRDIQAFGQSLRPNNVLNHNSPLLGQVQSMRNVGIDPSNRDAKRMKVSDNLVDKQQVDSNHGYDNAVKDVSENKSSILSSDPSMTSFLSKLHDGHNTNVTSQEVVGYGQNNAPSASNSNKTISVRRNHSLVNPQMAPSWFEQYGTFKNGKILPMYDVRKMTAAKILDHPFTVPNQSDSLHLQNSVEQVKSLSDAQLLSASQSTIPASVASENEHYELSTPPVEHDLLIMRPRKRKSATSELLPWHKELTQGTKRLRDLSEAELVWAQTANRLIEKVECTTEVIQDLPAMVKSRRRLVLTTQLMQQLLSPPPAAVLMADVKLHHKSVVYSVSRLTLGEACSSISWSGCDKLLPPGSKNLLPEKNKSSDKVDRCILKVMDLVDRTSKVEDDILRLDSRASILDLRVECQDLERFSVINRIAKFHGRGQNDGAETSSSSDASANTQKLPMKYVTAVPLPRNLPDRVQCLSL is encoded by the exons ATGCCGGGAAACGAAGTAGGAGACAGGgttcataatttttttggtCAAGGGAACTTGTCCCAGGGACAGGATCATTCATTGGCTGTTGATGGGAACTGGCAAGGACTAAGCAATAATTTGTGGGTTGGTAGCCAGAGACCGCCTAGTGTGCCGTTTATTTCCAATTTGAACTTTAATCAACAACAATCAG ATACTGAGCAGGGATACACAAGCTCTCCACATTTCATACATGGTTTGAACATAACACAATCAAATTTGAGGCCTGAGTCTGGCAATCAGCTGCAAAACCAACAAAGAGTCGTGAATGGCTATCTGCAGGGACAACAGGTTTTCCAGACTAGGCAAAATGGAGCTAACATTTTTGGAGTGGATACAGAATCTGATAGGAACTCTCTATCAAGAGGAATACCACTGCTAGAGTCACAAGGGAGTGGTGTTGAACTCTATAAGAAAAGCTTGGCTAGGAACGATGCGGCTGAATCTCCtgtcaattttgatttttttggagGTCAACAAATAAGTGGTCGCTATAATGGAATGCTTCAACCTTTACCTAGACAGCAGTCAGGAATAAATGAAATGCATCTATTACAGCAGCATGTGGTACTTAACCAGATGCAAGAACTTAAGAGGCAGCAACAATATCATCAGCTAGAACCAAAGCAGCAGAATTCTATTACTCCAGCTTCCTCCATTTCAAATCAGACCATTGCAAGCCATTCTGCATCGCTGATTAATGGCATTCCCATTAATGAGGCATCTAACTTTATTTGGCAGCCTGAAGTTATACCGTCTAATTCAAATTGGCTCCAGGGTGGTGCATCACCAATTATGCATGGGTCCTCTAATGGACTTATGTTGTCTCCTGAACAAGGACAGACAATGCGCTTGATGGGTTTGGTTCCTAATCAGGGAGATCAATCTCTTTATGGGGTTCCAATTTCTGGTTCAAGAGGTACTCCTAGCATGTATTCTCATGTCCAAGCAGACAGGCCGGCAGTGCCTCAGGTTTCTATTCCACGCCAATATTCTCATGTTCATGGGGACAAATCTGTGCTGCAACACATATCAGCCAATAGTAATTCATTTCCTGCTCATCAATATACTGCATTTTCAGACCAAATTAACACAAATGATGGAACTTCAGTTTCAAAACAGAGTATTCTAGGAAAGAGCATGTTTGGTTCTACTGCTCATGGTATAAATAGTAGGCTGAATATGGAGAACTTGCAGCAAGTAAGTTCTGAGCAAAACATTGTACCAGTGCAAGAATTCAATGGGAGGCAAGAACTAGCTGGATCTTCAGAGACATTGCAGAACATGATGGTAGCGCAGACACCTCCTTCACAGCATCTGGCTACCCTAGATCCAGCTGAAGAGAAGATATTGTTTGGTTCAGAAGACAGCATGTGGGATGGATTTGGTAGGAACTCAGGAGGTTTCAGTATGATGGATGGTACAGATAATTTTAGTGAATTTCCATCTATTCAGAGTGGGAGTTGGAGTGCGCTTATGCAATCTGCTGTAGCAGAAACTTCTAGTAGTGGCATTGGCGGACAGGAGGAGTGGAGTGGTCTAAGTTTCCAGAATATTGGACCATCATCTGGAAATGAGCATCCTTCAACTACTGATAGCCGCAAACAGCAATCAGCTTGGGCTGACAATTATTTGCAATCAGCTTCCAATATGAATTCAAGATCTTTTCTTCGGTCTAGTGATGTTAGTAGGCCAAATACCACTGAACACAATTTTGGTGTTTCTGGATTTCGTCAGTCAGGTCCCGATACTTCACGGGAACAGCATGACAGGTTACAGACTGATTCTAAGCGACCAATTCCACAGTTTTTAGAAAGAGGAGAATGGTTAGAATGCAGTCCTCAGCAAAAACAACTTGCTGAAGGGAGTCATATATATAGAAATGATGCTAACCGTTCagttttagaaaaaaatgaaaaggttATATCAGGTTCTTGGACCCATCAACAGACTGTATCATCTTGTAATAGTAGTGGTGATCCATTCAATAAATCTAATGGCTGGGATGTTATGAAATCAGCCCCATTTGATACTACTTCTACTTTTGAAATCCATGAAAATGAAAACTCACCACAGGCCCACCATGAGAAATCCATGCACGACGAAATGGGCCAGGTTCATGCTATGTGGGAGCCTGATTCTGATACTAACTCATCTGTTGGGTTGGAACATGTTAACTCTGCTGGTAACATGCAAGTTTGTGGTGAAGATTCTGGTATGAGTGGTTCATTACCAAATTCAGGCACTGAATGGTTCAGCCGGCAAAGCAGCAAGAAACTTCCTAATGTTGATGTATGGAGAGATTCAGATTCTGTAGGTAGCTATAGAAGAAATGAAGGTCCAGTAAAATATGACCATCATATCGAGAACCCTCTTATATTGGAATCATCAAAGAATGGAAAAGTAGAAGGTGCACATGGTATGGAAAACTTCAACCAAAAAGCTAAATCAGCAGATGGTGTAAGCTCGAATCCTTCCCACCCTAGAGCTGGTGGTGTGAGAGAAAATACCAATTTTGATAGCAATGAGTTGCGTATTACAAATTTATCTGATGAGGGAAATCGAAGACCTCCCCTAACTCGTAAGTTTCAGTATCATCCAATGGGAGATCTGGGTACTGAAGTGGAACCTTATGGAAACCAACATGTCATAAATTCACAGCATATGCCCCTTACACACTTTGGGGGAGATAATGGTCAGGACCAAAGTTATCTGGGACAGTCAAAGTATGGCCATTATGACAGGAGTTATAGTGAAATGGAGAAG GGTGAAAAAAGCTTGGATAATAATGCTTCAAAAATCATAGTCCCTGGTTATCTGCCCAAAACAATGAACTCATTGGATAAAAGTTTTGGTAATTATGCCTTACAGAGGTTGGCTTCACCCAG GGCGCCTGAAACTGAATCCTCTGATGGATCTGCTGTACATAATCAGTGGAATCAAAGTTCTTCATCTCAGGGATTTGGCTTACAATTAGCTCCTCCTACTCAACGGCTTCCTGTGGTATCTTCTCGTGGCTTATCAGAGACAGTTCTTCCTACACCAAATGTGTCTGATACAGCAGATAAGGGCCATGCAGGGTTGGCTACTAATCAGACTTTTCCTTCGCAGGAGCCTTCTCATTGGGAGCTTAAGAATAGTATTTCTAGTACCACAGGACAAATTTTTGACAAGGCCTCCCAGTACAGTGCGCTAGGAAAAATTCCACAGGATTTTACATCTGGCTTTCCTTTCTCCAGGACCCATACTCAGAATCAGAATGTTACACATCTTGGTGGACAAGTAGCAAATACTCAGTCTGCTAATACAACTCTTATTGATAGCTGTGTTTCTGGGAATCAGATAGATGAATTTTGTGAAAGAGCTCAAACTAGTCAATCTGAAACGGCATCTGCTCAGGACATGTCCCAGCTGAGTGGTATCAACCTAATTCGTCGTAGAGATCTTACCATCCGACATTTGGCAACTGAGGCAGGCAGTCAGCCTTCGGTTACATTTAGTGCATCTTTGCATGATGCCCCTTCAAAAGCCACACACAATGTATGGACCAGCATTTCTACCAAGCAGCATCCAAATGCTTCAAAGATTCCATTGCAGTCTCAACAAATTAATGATTGTGAAATGGCAACGGGCTCAAATAAGCCAGGTGATAAAGGTTCAGAGAAAGATGGTAATGACCTTTCAGGCATTGGTTCTAGTTATGCTTACTCCAATAGTTCTGTGGGAAATTTGCTCAAAGAAAGCTCCTGGCAACAGAGATTTTCTGATAGTGTTGTTACTGCTGAAGATGCTGCTGGTGCGGCTTCACACCTGAAGGAATCTGCAATGGTATGTATGTCTGATTCATCTCAACCTACCTCAGCTGCTGCCTCCAGGGACATTCAAGCTTTTGGTCAGTCTTTAAGACCAAACAATGTTTTGAATCATAATTCTCCCTTGTTGGGTCAAGTTCAATCCATGAGAAATGTGGGGATTGATCCTAGTAATCGGGATGCCAAGAGAATGAAAGTTTCAGATAATTTGGTGGACAAACAGCAGGTAGATTCCAACCATGGATATGATAATGCGGTCAAAGATGTGTCTGAAAATAAATCTTCTATCCTGTCATCAGATCCTAGTATGACAAGCTTTTTGTCAAAGCTACATGATGGACATAACACAAATGTGACTTCTCAAGAGGTGGTTGGATATGGTCAGAATAATGCACCTAGTGCTTCTAATAGTAATAAAACAATTTCTGTCAGAAGAAATCATTCTCTGGTAAATCCTCAAATGGCACCATCATGGTTTGAGCAATATGGAACTTTTAAAAATGGTAAGATATTGCCGATGTATGATGTACGGAAGATGACTGCTGCTAAGATTTTGGACCATCCTTTTACTGTACCAAACCAGTCAGATAGTTTGCATTTGCAAAATTCAGTAGAGCAAGTTAAGAGTTTGAGTGATGCTCAACTTCTTAGCGCTAGTCAAAGTACAATACCTGCTTCAGTTGCAAGTGAGAATGAACATTATGAGCTATCGACTCCTCCAGTTGAACATGATTTGCTTATTATGAGACCAAGGAAGCGTAAAAGTGCCACTTCTGAACTACTGCCATGGCATAAGGAACTGACACAGGGTACTAAGAGGCTTCGAGATCTCAG TGAGGCGGAATTAGTGTGGGCCCAAACTGCAAATAGATTGATTGAGAAG GTTGAATGCACTACTGAGGTAATTCAAGATCTGCCAGCAATGGTGAAGTCAAGAAGAAGACTTGTGTTGACTACACAGCTTATGCAGCAACTACTAAGCCCTCCTCCAGCCGCAGTTCTGATGGCAGATGTGAAGTTGCATCATAAAAGTGTGGTTTACTCTGTTTCCAGATTAACATTAGGAGAAGCATGtagttcaatctcatggtcTGGATGCGATAAACTGTTGCCTCCTGGCAGCAAAAACCT ACTGCcagagaaaaataaatcatcTGACAAAGTTGATCGTTGCATTTTGAAAGTTATGGACCTTGTTGATAGAACAAGTAAGGTGGAAGATGATATCTTAAG ATTGGATAGCAGAGCCTCAATTTTGGACTTGAGAGTGGAGTGTCAGGATTTAGAAAGATTTTCTGTCATCAATCGAATTGCAAAGTTCCATGGACGGGGACAAAATGATGGGGCGGAGACCTCATCATCCTCTGATGCAAGTGCTAATACTCAGAAACTACCCATGAAATATGTAACTGCAGTTCCATTGCCTAGGAATCTCCCTGACAGGGTACAATGTCTTTCACTttga
- the LOC130734607 gene encoding uncharacterized protein LOC130734607 isoform X2 yields MPGNEVGDRVHNFFGQGNLSQGQDHSLAVDGNWQGLSNNLWVGSQRPPSVPFISNLNFNQQQSDTEQGYTSSPHFIHGLNITQSNLRPESGNQLQNQQRVVNGYLQGQQVFQTRQNGANIFGVDTESDRNSLSRGIPLLESQGSGVELYKKSLARNDAAESPVNFDFFGGQQISGRYNGMLQPLPRQQSGINEMHLLQQHVVLNQMQELKRQQQYHQLEPKQQNSITPASSISNQTIASHSASLINGIPINEASNFIWQPEVIPSNSNWLQGGASPIMHGSSNGLMLSPEQGQTMRLMGLVPNQGDQSLYGVPISGSRGTPSMYSHVQADRPAVPQVSIPRQYSHVHGDKSVLQHISANSNSFPAHQYTAFSDQINTNDGTSVSKQSILGKSMFGSTAHGINSRLNMENLQQVSSEQNIVPVQEFNGRQELAGSSETLQNMMVAQTPPSQHLATLDPAEEKILFGSEDSMWDGFGRNSGGFSMMDGTDNFSEFPSIQSGSWSALMQSAVAETSSSGIGGQEEWSGLSFQNIGPSSGNEHPSTTDSRKQQSAWADNYLQSASNMNSRSFLRSSDVSRPNTTEHNFGVSGFRQSGPDTSREQHDRLQTDSKRPIPQFLERGEWLECSPQQKQLAEGSHIYRNDANRSVLEKNEKVISGSWTHQQTVSSCNSSGDPFNKSNGWDVMKSAPFDTTSTFEIHENENSPQAHHEKSMHDEMGQVHAMWEPDSDTNSSVGLEHVNSAGNMQVCGEDSGMSGSLPNSGTEWFSRQSSKKLPNVDVWRDSDSVGSYRRNEGPVKYDHHIENPLILESSKNGKVEGAHGMENFNQKAKSADGVSSNPSHPRAGGVRENTNFDSNELRITNLSDEGNRRPPLTRKFQYHPMGDLGTEVEPYGNQHVINSQHMPLTHFGGDNGQDQSYLGQSKYGHYDRSYSEMEKGEKSLDNNASKIIVPGYLPKTMNSLDKSFGNYALQRLASPRAPETESSDGSAVHNQWNQSSSSQGFGLQLAPPTQRLPVVSSRGLSETVLPTPNVSDTADKGHAGLATNQTFPSQEPSHWELKNSISSTTGQIFDKASQYSALGKIPQDFTSGFPFSRTHTQNQNVTHLGGQVANTQSANTTLIDSCVSGNQIDEFCERAQTSQSETASAQDMSQLSGINLIRRRDLTIRHLATEAGSQPSVTFSASLHDAPSKATHNVWTSISTKQHPNASKIPLQSQQINDCEMATGSNKPGDKGSEKDGNDLSGIGSSYAYSNSSVGNLLKESSWQQRFSDSVVTAEDAAGAASHLKESAMVCMSDSSQPTSAAASRDIQAFGQSLRPNNVLNHNSPLLGQVQSMRNVGIDPSNRDAKRMKVSDNLVDKQQVDSNHGYDNAVKDVSENKSSILSSDPSMTSFLSKLHDGHNTNVTSQEVVGYGQNNAPSASNSNKTISVRRNHSLVNPQMAPSWFEQYGTFKNGKILPMYDVRKMTAAKILDHPFTVPNQSDSLHLQNSVEQVKSLSDAQLLSASQSTIPASVASENEHYELSTPPVEHDLLIMRPRKRKSATSELLPWHKELTQGTKRLRDLRWLRKLSDFMYLFSVAAN; encoded by the exons ATGCCGGGAAACGAAGTAGGAGACAGGgttcataatttttttggtCAAGGGAACTTGTCCCAGGGACAGGATCATTCATTGGCTGTTGATGGGAACTGGCAAGGACTAAGCAATAATTTGTGGGTTGGTAGCCAGAGACCGCCTAGTGTGCCGTTTATTTCCAATTTGAACTTTAATCAACAACAATCAG ATACTGAGCAGGGATACACAAGCTCTCCACATTTCATACATGGTTTGAACATAACACAATCAAATTTGAGGCCTGAGTCTGGCAATCAGCTGCAAAACCAACAAAGAGTCGTGAATGGCTATCTGCAGGGACAACAGGTTTTCCAGACTAGGCAAAATGGAGCTAACATTTTTGGAGTGGATACAGAATCTGATAGGAACTCTCTATCAAGAGGAATACCACTGCTAGAGTCACAAGGGAGTGGTGTTGAACTCTATAAGAAAAGCTTGGCTAGGAACGATGCGGCTGAATCTCCtgtcaattttgatttttttggagGTCAACAAATAAGTGGTCGCTATAATGGAATGCTTCAACCTTTACCTAGACAGCAGTCAGGAATAAATGAAATGCATCTATTACAGCAGCATGTGGTACTTAACCAGATGCAAGAACTTAAGAGGCAGCAACAATATCATCAGCTAGAACCAAAGCAGCAGAATTCTATTACTCCAGCTTCCTCCATTTCAAATCAGACCATTGCAAGCCATTCTGCATCGCTGATTAATGGCATTCCCATTAATGAGGCATCTAACTTTATTTGGCAGCCTGAAGTTATACCGTCTAATTCAAATTGGCTCCAGGGTGGTGCATCACCAATTATGCATGGGTCCTCTAATGGACTTATGTTGTCTCCTGAACAAGGACAGACAATGCGCTTGATGGGTTTGGTTCCTAATCAGGGAGATCAATCTCTTTATGGGGTTCCAATTTCTGGTTCAAGAGGTACTCCTAGCATGTATTCTCATGTCCAAGCAGACAGGCCGGCAGTGCCTCAGGTTTCTATTCCACGCCAATATTCTCATGTTCATGGGGACAAATCTGTGCTGCAACACATATCAGCCAATAGTAATTCATTTCCTGCTCATCAATATACTGCATTTTCAGACCAAATTAACACAAATGATGGAACTTCAGTTTCAAAACAGAGTATTCTAGGAAAGAGCATGTTTGGTTCTACTGCTCATGGTATAAATAGTAGGCTGAATATGGAGAACTTGCAGCAAGTAAGTTCTGAGCAAAACATTGTACCAGTGCAAGAATTCAATGGGAGGCAAGAACTAGCTGGATCTTCAGAGACATTGCAGAACATGATGGTAGCGCAGACACCTCCTTCACAGCATCTGGCTACCCTAGATCCAGCTGAAGAGAAGATATTGTTTGGTTCAGAAGACAGCATGTGGGATGGATTTGGTAGGAACTCAGGAGGTTTCAGTATGATGGATGGTACAGATAATTTTAGTGAATTTCCATCTATTCAGAGTGGGAGTTGGAGTGCGCTTATGCAATCTGCTGTAGCAGAAACTTCTAGTAGTGGCATTGGCGGACAGGAGGAGTGGAGTGGTCTAAGTTTCCAGAATATTGGACCATCATCTGGAAATGAGCATCCTTCAACTACTGATAGCCGCAAACAGCAATCAGCTTGGGCTGACAATTATTTGCAATCAGCTTCCAATATGAATTCAAGATCTTTTCTTCGGTCTAGTGATGTTAGTAGGCCAAATACCACTGAACACAATTTTGGTGTTTCTGGATTTCGTCAGTCAGGTCCCGATACTTCACGGGAACAGCATGACAGGTTACAGACTGATTCTAAGCGACCAATTCCACAGTTTTTAGAAAGAGGAGAATGGTTAGAATGCAGTCCTCAGCAAAAACAACTTGCTGAAGGGAGTCATATATATAGAAATGATGCTAACCGTTCagttttagaaaaaaatgaaaaggttATATCAGGTTCTTGGACCCATCAACAGACTGTATCATCTTGTAATAGTAGTGGTGATCCATTCAATAAATCTAATGGCTGGGATGTTATGAAATCAGCCCCATTTGATACTACTTCTACTTTTGAAATCCATGAAAATGAAAACTCACCACAGGCCCACCATGAGAAATCCATGCACGACGAAATGGGCCAGGTTCATGCTATGTGGGAGCCTGATTCTGATACTAACTCATCTGTTGGGTTGGAACATGTTAACTCTGCTGGTAACATGCAAGTTTGTGGTGAAGATTCTGGTATGAGTGGTTCATTACCAAATTCAGGCACTGAATGGTTCAGCCGGCAAAGCAGCAAGAAACTTCCTAATGTTGATGTATGGAGAGATTCAGATTCTGTAGGTAGCTATAGAAGAAATGAAGGTCCAGTAAAATATGACCATCATATCGAGAACCCTCTTATATTGGAATCATCAAAGAATGGAAAAGTAGAAGGTGCACATGGTATGGAAAACTTCAACCAAAAAGCTAAATCAGCAGATGGTGTAAGCTCGAATCCTTCCCACCCTAGAGCTGGTGGTGTGAGAGAAAATACCAATTTTGATAGCAATGAGTTGCGTATTACAAATTTATCTGATGAGGGAAATCGAAGACCTCCCCTAACTCGTAAGTTTCAGTATCATCCAATGGGAGATCTGGGTACTGAAGTGGAACCTTATGGAAACCAACATGTCATAAATTCACAGCATATGCCCCTTACACACTTTGGGGGAGATAATGGTCAGGACCAAAGTTATCTGGGACAGTCAAAGTATGGCCATTATGACAGGAGTTATAGTGAAATGGAGAAG GGTGAAAAAAGCTTGGATAATAATGCTTCAAAAATCATAGTCCCTGGTTATCTGCCCAAAACAATGAACTCATTGGATAAAAGTTTTGGTAATTATGCCTTACAGAGGTTGGCTTCACCCAG GGCGCCTGAAACTGAATCCTCTGATGGATCTGCTGTACATAATCAGTGGAATCAAAGTTCTTCATCTCAGGGATTTGGCTTACAATTAGCTCCTCCTACTCAACGGCTTCCTGTGGTATCTTCTCGTGGCTTATCAGAGACAGTTCTTCCTACACCAAATGTGTCTGATACAGCAGATAAGGGCCATGCAGGGTTGGCTACTAATCAGACTTTTCCTTCGCAGGAGCCTTCTCATTGGGAGCTTAAGAATAGTATTTCTAGTACCACAGGACAAATTTTTGACAAGGCCTCCCAGTACAGTGCGCTAGGAAAAATTCCACAGGATTTTACATCTGGCTTTCCTTTCTCCAGGACCCATACTCAGAATCAGAATGTTACACATCTTGGTGGACAAGTAGCAAATACTCAGTCTGCTAATACAACTCTTATTGATAGCTGTGTTTCTGGGAATCAGATAGATGAATTTTGTGAAAGAGCTCAAACTAGTCAATCTGAAACGGCATCTGCTCAGGACATGTCCCAGCTGAGTGGTATCAACCTAATTCGTCGTAGAGATCTTACCATCCGACATTTGGCAACTGAGGCAGGCAGTCAGCCTTCGGTTACATTTAGTGCATCTTTGCATGATGCCCCTTCAAAAGCCACACACAATGTATGGACCAGCATTTCTACCAAGCAGCATCCAAATGCTTCAAAGATTCCATTGCAGTCTCAACAAATTAATGATTGTGAAATGGCAACGGGCTCAAATAAGCCAGGTGATAAAGGTTCAGAGAAAGATGGTAATGACCTTTCAGGCATTGGTTCTAGTTATGCTTACTCCAATAGTTCTGTGGGAAATTTGCTCAAAGAAAGCTCCTGGCAACAGAGATTTTCTGATAGTGTTGTTACTGCTGAAGATGCTGCTGGTGCGGCTTCACACCTGAAGGAATCTGCAATGGTATGTATGTCTGATTCATCTCAACCTACCTCAGCTGCTGCCTCCAGGGACATTCAAGCTTTTGGTCAGTCTTTAAGACCAAACAATGTTTTGAATCATAATTCTCCCTTGTTGGGTCAAGTTCAATCCATGAGAAATGTGGGGATTGATCCTAGTAATCGGGATGCCAAGAGAATGAAAGTTTCAGATAATTTGGTGGACAAACAGCAGGTAGATTCCAACCATGGATATGATAATGCGGTCAAAGATGTGTCTGAAAATAAATCTTCTATCCTGTCATCAGATCCTAGTATGACAAGCTTTTTGTCAAAGCTACATGATGGACATAACACAAATGTGACTTCTCAAGAGGTGGTTGGATATGGTCAGAATAATGCACCTAGTGCTTCTAATAGTAATAAAACAATTTCTGTCAGAAGAAATCATTCTCTGGTAAATCCTCAAATGGCACCATCATGGTTTGAGCAATATGGAACTTTTAAAAATGGTAAGATATTGCCGATGTATGATGTACGGAAGATGACTGCTGCTAAGATTTTGGACCATCCTTTTACTGTACCAAACCAGTCAGATAGTTTGCATTTGCAAAATTCAGTAGAGCAAGTTAAGAGTTTGAGTGATGCTCAACTTCTTAGCGCTAGTCAAAGTACAATACCTGCTTCAGTTGCAAGTGAGAATGAACATTATGAGCTATCGACTCCTCCAGTTGAACATGATTTGCTTATTATGAGACCAAGGAAGCGTAAAAGTGCCACTTCTGAACTACTGCCATGGCATAAGGAACTGACACAGGGTACTAAGAGGCTTCGAGATCTCAGGTGGTTGAGAAAACTAAGTGACTTTATGTACTTATTTTCTGTTGCTGCTAAT TGA